The Gallus gallus isolate bGalGal1 chromosome 23, bGalGal1.mat.broiler.GRCg7b, whole genome shotgun sequence genome includes a region encoding these proteins:
- the LOC419584 gene encoding discoidin, CUB and LCCL domain-containing protein 1-like isoform X1, which translates to MSAGRAAVRAAPRRAMRAAGDAALGSLSPGRARWDPSLSARPTQTRGAQGPESPTATQGRALRAAASSSPSRGRGHPGPGATGGAPSGDGCGHTVLTAQSGTLSSRNYPGTYPNHTVCHWQLRAPPGTSLIVAFGDVDLESSERCAHSSLLLADPESGAAYGPYCRNAVPAAPLLLTNSSAITVLFNSTSHRSGRGLLLSYASSQHPDLISCLVRGTHFSQEHVSVYCPAGCKDIEGDIWGNTKEGYRDTSVLCKAAVHAGVVADEVGGQVTLTREKGITLYESAFANGLHSKRGSLSEKRLLFHKACGDALEVAAFNASSWWQEVDALGQERSWAAERAALGTPSPSWAAEPGTDTAWLELDLGTRRNVTGIVTKGSAEIYDFYVTSYRVSSSRDGKNWRPYRGGSGHEDKVFEGNVDSLGEVSNAFIPPITTRYLRITPQSWHQRAALKVALLGCQMARVRAARPYVPSVPKEVPIHIPIPTSHPPGRTPIPGIALDPEKADSTLLVMLLIGVFVLLCSSLLLLAFLCRRRRKPATKLNCGLPKGQPKLEASQVCSLGSLPPPGSTLPSFPVVLGDLSQTHSPDYAEPDVVQVSPSSQLGSSTFKPPPDEGYTLPLVVSHYDVPGKHHEYAEPLPPEPEYATPFGEPEHAGARWNPSDTAGLPAAPSRAGSPGSPPARYVSPPLQLPGVSAAPRAERTAGPHRDGPHSQQLGDCPFSHVYHEAW; encoded by the exons ATGAGCGCAGGGCGCGCTGCAGTCCGGGCGGCTCCGCGCCGCGCCATGAGGGCAGCCGGGGACGCGGCCCTCGGGTCCCTCAGCCCGGGCAGGGCCCGATGGGACCCCTCCCTCAGCGCTCGGCCCACCCAAACCCGGGGGGCTCAGGGCCCGGAGAGCCCCACGGCCACACAGGGCCGGGCcctccgcgccgccgcctcctcctccccctcccggGGCCGAGGTCACCCCGGGCCCGGTGCGACCGGCGGTGCCCCCTCAG GGGACGGCTGCGGCCACacagtgctgacagcacagagCGGGACGCTGAGCTCCAGGAACTACCCCGGCACGTACCCCAACCACACGGTGTGCCATTGGCAGCTGCGGGCCCCCCCGGGCACCTCCCTCATCGTGGCCTTTGGGGACGTCGACTTGGAGTCGTCGGAGCgctgtgctcacagctccctgctgctggccgACCCCGAGAGCGGCGCTGCTTATG GGCCCTACTGCAGGAATGCTGTCCCCGCCGCCCCGCTGCTGCTCACCAACTCCAGTGCCATCACCGTCCTGTTCAACAGCACCAGCCACCGCTCAGGACGGGGCCTCCTCCTGTCCTATGCCAGCTCACAGCACCCAG ACCTGATCTCCTGTTTGGTCAGAGGTACCCATTTCTCCCAGGAGCACGTCAG TGTGTactgccctgctggctgcaaggACATCGAGGGGGACATCTGGGGCAACACGAAGGAGGGCTACCGGGAT acctcagtgctgtgcaagGCAGCTGTGCACGCCGGTGTGGTCGCCGACGAGGTGGGTGGGCAGGTCACCCTGACCCGTGAGAAGGGGATCACACTGTACGAGTCAGCCTTCGCCAATGGGCTGCACTCCAAAAG GGGCTCTCTCTCTGAGAAGCGTCTCCTATTCCACAAAG CCTGCGGCGATGCCCTGGAGGTGGCCGCCTTCAACGCCTCATCCTGGTGGCAGGAGGTGGACGCGCTGGGGCAAGAGCGGAGCTGGGCAGCTGAGCgggcagccctgggcacccccagcccctcctgggCAGCCGAACCCGGCACCGACACCGCCTGGCTGGAGCTGGACCTGGGCACCCGCAGGAACGTCACAG GGATCGTCACCAAGGGATCTGCTGAGATATATGACTTCTACGTGACGTCCTACCGGGTGTCCTCCAGCCGTGATGGGAAGAACTGGAGACCCTACAGGGGCGGCAGCGGCCATGAGGAcaag GTCTTTGAAGGAAACGTGGACAGCCTCGGAGAGGTCTCCAATGCCTTCATCCCGCCCATCACGACCCGTTACCTGCGCATCACGCCCCAGAGCTGGCACCAACGTGCAGCCCTGAAGGTGGCCCTGCTGGGCTGCCAGATGGCGCGGGTCCGTGCAGCACGGCCCTATG tgcccagcGTCCCAAAGGAGGTCCCCatccacatccccatccccaccagccACCCGCCTGGCCGCACGCCCATCCCTGGCATCGCCCTGGACCCTGAGAAGGCAG ACTCCACGCTGCTGGTGATGCTGCTCATTGGTGTCTttgtcctcctctgctccagcctcctgctgctggctttccTCTGCCGCAGGAGGAG GAAGCCAGCCACCAAGCTGAACTGTGGGCTCCCAAAAG GGCAACCCAAGCTGGAGGCAAGCCAGGTGtgctccctggggagcctgccGCCCCCTGGATCCACGCTGCCCTCCTTCCCTGTGGTGCTGGGGGACCTCAGCCAGACCCACTCACCAG ACTACGCCGAGCCGGACGTGGTGCAGGTGAGCCCCAGCAGCCAGTTGGGCTCCTCCACCTTCAAGCCTCCCCCAGACGAGGGCTACACCCTACCGCTGGTCGTGAGCCACTACGACGTGCCTGGAAAACACCACGAGTACGCAGAGCCTCTGCCACCAGAACCCGAATACGCCACGCCGTTCGGTGAACCCGAGCACGCCGGCGCCCGCTGGAACCCCAGCGACACCGCGgggctccccgccgccccgAGCCGCGCCGGCTCCCCGGGCTCACCCCCAGCACGGTACGTTTCCCCCCcgctgcagctgcctggggtGAGCGCAGCCCCCCGGGCGGAGCGGACTGCCGGCCCCCATCGGGATGGGCCCCACTCACAGCAGCTCGGAGACTGTCCCTTCTCACACGTGTACCACGAGGCCTGGTGA
- the LOC419584 gene encoding discoidin, CUB and LCCL domain-containing protein 1-like isoform X3, whose translation MGPLPQRSAHPNPGGSGPGEPHGHTGPGPPRRRLLLPLPGPRSPRARCDRRCPLRGRLRPHSADSTERDAELQELPRHVPQPHGVPLAAAGPPGHLPHRGLWGRRLGVVGALCSQLPAAGRPRERRCLCPIPPAGPYCRNAVPAAPLLLTNSSAITVLFNSTSHRSGRGLLLSYASSQHPDLISCLVRGTHFSQEHVSVYCPAGCKDIEGDIWGNTKEGYRDTSVLCKAAVHAGVVADEVGGQVTLTREKGITLYESAFANGLHSKRGSLSEKRLLFHKACGDALEVAAFNASSWWQEVDALGQERSWAAERAALGTPSPSWAAEPGTDTAWLELDLGTRRNVTGIVTKGSAEIYDFYVTSYRVSSSRDGKNWRPYRGGSGHEDKVFEGNVDSLGEVSNAFIPPITTRYLRITPQSWHQRAALKVALLGCQMARVRAARPYVPSVPKEVPIHIPIPTSHPPGRTPIPGIALDPEKADSTLLVMLLIGVFVLLCSSLLLLAFLCRRRRKPATKLNCGLPKGQPKLEASQVCSLGSLPPPGSTLPSFPVVLGDLSQTHSPDYAEPDVVQVSPSSQLGSSTFKPPPDEGYTLPLVVSHYDVPGKHHEYAEPLPPEPEYATPFGEPEHAGARWNPSDTAGLPAAPSRAGSPGSPPARYVSPPLQLPGVSAAPRAERTAGPHRDGPHSQQLGDCPFSHVYHEAW comes from the exons ATGGGACCCCTCCCTCAGCGCTCGGCCCACCCAAACCCGGGGGGCTCAGGGCCCGGAGAGCCCCACGGCCACACAGGGCCGGGCcctccgcgccgccgcctcctcctccccctcccggGGCCGAGGTCACCCCGGGCCCGGTGCGACCGGCGGTGCCCCCTCAG GGGACGGCTGCGGCCACacagtgctgacagcacagagCGGGACGCTGAGCTCCAGGAACTACCCCGGCACGTACCCCAACCACACGGTGTGCCATTGGCAGCTGCGGGCCCCCCCGGGCACCTCCCTCATCGTGGCCTTTGGGGACGTCGACTTGGAGTCGTCGGAGCgctgtgctcacagctccctgctgctggccgACCCCGAGAGCGGCGCTGCTTATG ccccatccctcctGCAGGGCCCTACTGCAGGAATGCTGTCCCCGCCGCCCCGCTGCTGCTCACCAACTCCAGTGCCATCACCGTCCTGTTCAACAGCACCAGCCACCGCTCAGGACGGGGCCTCCTCCTGTCCTATGCCAGCTCACAGCACCCAG ACCTGATCTCCTGTTTGGTCAGAGGTACCCATTTCTCCCAGGAGCACGTCAG TGTGTactgccctgctggctgcaaggACATCGAGGGGGACATCTGGGGCAACACGAAGGAGGGCTACCGGGAT acctcagtgctgtgcaagGCAGCTGTGCACGCCGGTGTGGTCGCCGACGAGGTGGGTGGGCAGGTCACCCTGACCCGTGAGAAGGGGATCACACTGTACGAGTCAGCCTTCGCCAATGGGCTGCACTCCAAAAG GGGCTCTCTCTCTGAGAAGCGTCTCCTATTCCACAAAG CCTGCGGCGATGCCCTGGAGGTGGCCGCCTTCAACGCCTCATCCTGGTGGCAGGAGGTGGACGCGCTGGGGCAAGAGCGGAGCTGGGCAGCTGAGCgggcagccctgggcacccccagcccctcctgggCAGCCGAACCCGGCACCGACACCGCCTGGCTGGAGCTGGACCTGGGCACCCGCAGGAACGTCACAG GGATCGTCACCAAGGGATCTGCTGAGATATATGACTTCTACGTGACGTCCTACCGGGTGTCCTCCAGCCGTGATGGGAAGAACTGGAGACCCTACAGGGGCGGCAGCGGCCATGAGGAcaag GTCTTTGAAGGAAACGTGGACAGCCTCGGAGAGGTCTCCAATGCCTTCATCCCGCCCATCACGACCCGTTACCTGCGCATCACGCCCCAGAGCTGGCACCAACGTGCAGCCCTGAAGGTGGCCCTGCTGGGCTGCCAGATGGCGCGGGTCCGTGCAGCACGGCCCTATG tgcccagcGTCCCAAAGGAGGTCCCCatccacatccccatccccaccagccACCCGCCTGGCCGCACGCCCATCCCTGGCATCGCCCTGGACCCTGAGAAGGCAG ACTCCACGCTGCTGGTGATGCTGCTCATTGGTGTCTttgtcctcctctgctccagcctcctgctgctggctttccTCTGCCGCAGGAGGAG GAAGCCAGCCACCAAGCTGAACTGTGGGCTCCCAAAAG GGCAACCCAAGCTGGAGGCAAGCCAGGTGtgctccctggggagcctgccGCCCCCTGGATCCACGCTGCCCTCCTTCCCTGTGGTGCTGGGGGACCTCAGCCAGACCCACTCACCAG ACTACGCCGAGCCGGACGTGGTGCAGGTGAGCCCCAGCAGCCAGTTGGGCTCCTCCACCTTCAAGCCTCCCCCAGACGAGGGCTACACCCTACCGCTGGTCGTGAGCCACTACGACGTGCCTGGAAAACACCACGAGTACGCAGAGCCTCTGCCACCAGAACCCGAATACGCCACGCCGTTCGGTGAACCCGAGCACGCCGGCGCCCGCTGGAACCCCAGCGACACCGCGgggctccccgccgccccgAGCCGCGCCGGCTCCCCGGGCTCACCCCCAGCACGGTACGTTTCCCCCCcgctgcagctgcctggggtGAGCGCAGCCCCCCGGGCGGAGCGGACTGCCGGCCCCCATCGGGATGGGCCCCACTCACAGCAGCTCGGAGACTGTCCCTTCTCACACGTGTACCACGAGGCCTGGTGA
- the LOC419584 gene encoding discoidin, CUB and LCCL domain-containing protein 1-like isoform X2, translated as MGPLPQRSAHPNPGGSGPGEPHGHTGPGPPRRRLLLPLPGPRSPRARCDRRCPLRGRLRPHSADSTERDAELQELPRHVPQPHGVPLAAAGPPGHLPHRGLWGRRLGVVGALCSQLPAAGRPRERRCLWDPRPSHSPIPPAGPYCRNAVPAAPLLLTNSSAITVLFNSTSHRSGRGLLLSYASSQHPDLISCLVRGTHFSQEHVSVYCPAGCKDIEGDIWGNTKEGYRDTSVLCKAAVHAGVVADEVGGQVTLTREKGITLYESAFANGLHSKRGSLSEKRLLFHKACGDALEVAAFNASSWWQEVDALGQERSWAAERAALGTPSPSWAAEPGTDTAWLELDLGTRRNVTGIVTKGSAEIYDFYVTSYRVSSSRDGKNWRPYRGGSGHEDKVFEGNVDSLGEVSNAFIPPITTRYLRITPQSWHQRAALKVALLGCQMARVRAARPYVPSVPKEVPIHIPIPTSHPPGRTPIPGIALDPEKADSTLLVMLLIGVFVLLCSSLLLLAFLCRRRRKPATKLNCGLPKGQPKLEASQVCSLGSLPPPGSTLPSFPVVLGDLSQTHSPDYAEPDVVQVSPSSQLGSSTFKPPPDEGYTLPLVVSHYDVPGKHHEYAEPLPPEPEYATPFGEPEHAGARWNPSDTAGLPAAPSRAGSPGSPPARYVSPPLQLPGVSAAPRAERTAGPHRDGPHSQQLGDCPFSHVYHEAW; from the exons ATGGGACCCCTCCCTCAGCGCTCGGCCCACCCAAACCCGGGGGGCTCAGGGCCCGGAGAGCCCCACGGCCACACAGGGCCGGGCcctccgcgccgccgcctcctcctccccctcccggGGCCGAGGTCACCCCGGGCCCGGTGCGACCGGCGGTGCCCCCTCAG GGGACGGCTGCGGCCACacagtgctgacagcacagagCGGGACGCTGAGCTCCAGGAACTACCCCGGCACGTACCCCAACCACACGGTGTGCCATTGGCAGCTGCGGGCCCCCCCGGGCACCTCCCTCATCGTGGCCTTTGGGGACGTCGACTTGGAGTCGTCGGAGCgctgtgctcacagctccctgctgctggccgACCCCGAGAGCGGCGCTGCTTATG GGACCCCCGtccttcccacagccccatccctcctGCAGGGCCCTACTGCAGGAATGCTGTCCCCGCCGCCCCGCTGCTGCTCACCAACTCCAGTGCCATCACCGTCCTGTTCAACAGCACCAGCCACCGCTCAGGACGGGGCCTCCTCCTGTCCTATGCCAGCTCACAGCACCCAG ACCTGATCTCCTGTTTGGTCAGAGGTACCCATTTCTCCCAGGAGCACGTCAG TGTGTactgccctgctggctgcaaggACATCGAGGGGGACATCTGGGGCAACACGAAGGAGGGCTACCGGGAT acctcagtgctgtgcaagGCAGCTGTGCACGCCGGTGTGGTCGCCGACGAGGTGGGTGGGCAGGTCACCCTGACCCGTGAGAAGGGGATCACACTGTACGAGTCAGCCTTCGCCAATGGGCTGCACTCCAAAAG GGGCTCTCTCTCTGAGAAGCGTCTCCTATTCCACAAAG CCTGCGGCGATGCCCTGGAGGTGGCCGCCTTCAACGCCTCATCCTGGTGGCAGGAGGTGGACGCGCTGGGGCAAGAGCGGAGCTGGGCAGCTGAGCgggcagccctgggcacccccagcccctcctgggCAGCCGAACCCGGCACCGACACCGCCTGGCTGGAGCTGGACCTGGGCACCCGCAGGAACGTCACAG GGATCGTCACCAAGGGATCTGCTGAGATATATGACTTCTACGTGACGTCCTACCGGGTGTCCTCCAGCCGTGATGGGAAGAACTGGAGACCCTACAGGGGCGGCAGCGGCCATGAGGAcaag GTCTTTGAAGGAAACGTGGACAGCCTCGGAGAGGTCTCCAATGCCTTCATCCCGCCCATCACGACCCGTTACCTGCGCATCACGCCCCAGAGCTGGCACCAACGTGCAGCCCTGAAGGTGGCCCTGCTGGGCTGCCAGATGGCGCGGGTCCGTGCAGCACGGCCCTATG tgcccagcGTCCCAAAGGAGGTCCCCatccacatccccatccccaccagccACCCGCCTGGCCGCACGCCCATCCCTGGCATCGCCCTGGACCCTGAGAAGGCAG ACTCCACGCTGCTGGTGATGCTGCTCATTGGTGTCTttgtcctcctctgctccagcctcctgctgctggctttccTCTGCCGCAGGAGGAG GAAGCCAGCCACCAAGCTGAACTGTGGGCTCCCAAAAG GGCAACCCAAGCTGGAGGCAAGCCAGGTGtgctccctggggagcctgccGCCCCCTGGATCCACGCTGCCCTCCTTCCCTGTGGTGCTGGGGGACCTCAGCCAGACCCACTCACCAG ACTACGCCGAGCCGGACGTGGTGCAGGTGAGCCCCAGCAGCCAGTTGGGCTCCTCCACCTTCAAGCCTCCCCCAGACGAGGGCTACACCCTACCGCTGGTCGTGAGCCACTACGACGTGCCTGGAAAACACCACGAGTACGCAGAGCCTCTGCCACCAGAACCCGAATACGCCACGCCGTTCGGTGAACCCGAGCACGCCGGCGCCCGCTGGAACCCCAGCGACACCGCGgggctccccgccgccccgAGCCGCGCCGGCTCCCCGGGCTCACCCCCAGCACGGTACGTTTCCCCCCcgctgcagctgcctggggtGAGCGCAGCCCCCCGGGCGGAGCGGACTGCCGGCCCCCATCGGGATGGGCCCCACTCACAGCAGCTCGGAGACTGTCCCTTCTCACACGTGTACCACGAGGCCTGGTGA
- the LOC419584 gene encoding discoidin, CUB and LCCL domain-containing protein 1-like isoform X5 — translation MRAGGGARALLVLLLRRCLLLGPRPAAGQHGDGCGHTVLTAQSGTLSSRNYPGTYPNHTVCHWQLRAPPGTSLIVAFGDVDLESSERCAHSSLLLADPESGAAYGPYCRNAVPAAPLLLTNSSAITVLFNSTSHRSGRGLLLSYASSQHPDLISCLVRGTHFSQEHVSVYCPAGCKDIEGDIWGNTKEGYRDTSVLCKAAVHAGVVADEVGGQVTLTREKGITLYESAFANGLHSKRGSLSEKRLLFHKACGDALEVAAFNASSWWQEVDALGQERSWAAERAALGTPSPSWAAEPGTDTAWLELDLGTRRNVTGIVTKGSAEIYDFYVTSYRVSSSRDGKNWRPYRGGSGHEDKVFEGNVDSLGEVSNAFIPPITTRYLRITPQSWHQRAALKVALLGCQMARVRAARPYVPSVPKEVPIHIPIPTSHPPGRTPIPGIALDPEKADSTLLVMLLIGVFVLLCSSLLLLAFLCRRRRKPATKLNCGLPKGQPKLEASQVCSLGSLPPPGSTLPSFPVVLGDLSQTHSPDYAEPDVVQVSPSSQLGSSTFKPPPDEGYTLPLVVSHYDVPGKHHEYAEPLPPEPEYATPFGEPEHAGARWNPSDTAGLPAAPSRAGSPGSPPARYVSPPLQLPGVSAAPRAERTAGPHRDGPHSQQLGDCPFSHVYHEAW, via the exons atgcgggcgggcggcggggcgcgggcgctgctcgtgctgctgctgcgcCGCTGCCTCCTGCTGGGACCGCGCCCGGCCGCGGGGCAGCACG GGGACGGCTGCGGCCACacagtgctgacagcacagagCGGGACGCTGAGCTCCAGGAACTACCCCGGCACGTACCCCAACCACACGGTGTGCCATTGGCAGCTGCGGGCCCCCCCGGGCACCTCCCTCATCGTGGCCTTTGGGGACGTCGACTTGGAGTCGTCGGAGCgctgtgctcacagctccctgctgctggccgACCCCGAGAGCGGCGCTGCTTATG GGCCCTACTGCAGGAATGCTGTCCCCGCCGCCCCGCTGCTGCTCACCAACTCCAGTGCCATCACCGTCCTGTTCAACAGCACCAGCCACCGCTCAGGACGGGGCCTCCTCCTGTCCTATGCCAGCTCACAGCACCCAG ACCTGATCTCCTGTTTGGTCAGAGGTACCCATTTCTCCCAGGAGCACGTCAG TGTGTactgccctgctggctgcaaggACATCGAGGGGGACATCTGGGGCAACACGAAGGAGGGCTACCGGGAT acctcagtgctgtgcaagGCAGCTGTGCACGCCGGTGTGGTCGCCGACGAGGTGGGTGGGCAGGTCACCCTGACCCGTGAGAAGGGGATCACACTGTACGAGTCAGCCTTCGCCAATGGGCTGCACTCCAAAAG GGGCTCTCTCTCTGAGAAGCGTCTCCTATTCCACAAAG CCTGCGGCGATGCCCTGGAGGTGGCCGCCTTCAACGCCTCATCCTGGTGGCAGGAGGTGGACGCGCTGGGGCAAGAGCGGAGCTGGGCAGCTGAGCgggcagccctgggcacccccagcccctcctgggCAGCCGAACCCGGCACCGACACCGCCTGGCTGGAGCTGGACCTGGGCACCCGCAGGAACGTCACAG GGATCGTCACCAAGGGATCTGCTGAGATATATGACTTCTACGTGACGTCCTACCGGGTGTCCTCCAGCCGTGATGGGAAGAACTGGAGACCCTACAGGGGCGGCAGCGGCCATGAGGAcaag GTCTTTGAAGGAAACGTGGACAGCCTCGGAGAGGTCTCCAATGCCTTCATCCCGCCCATCACGACCCGTTACCTGCGCATCACGCCCCAGAGCTGGCACCAACGTGCAGCCCTGAAGGTGGCCCTGCTGGGCTGCCAGATGGCGCGGGTCCGTGCAGCACGGCCCTATG tgcccagcGTCCCAAAGGAGGTCCCCatccacatccccatccccaccagccACCCGCCTGGCCGCACGCCCATCCCTGGCATCGCCCTGGACCCTGAGAAGGCAG ACTCCACGCTGCTGGTGATGCTGCTCATTGGTGTCTttgtcctcctctgctccagcctcctgctgctggctttccTCTGCCGCAGGAGGAG GAAGCCAGCCACCAAGCTGAACTGTGGGCTCCCAAAAG GGCAACCCAAGCTGGAGGCAAGCCAGGTGtgctccctggggagcctgccGCCCCCTGGATCCACGCTGCCCTCCTTCCCTGTGGTGCTGGGGGACCTCAGCCAGACCCACTCACCAG ACTACGCCGAGCCGGACGTGGTGCAGGTGAGCCCCAGCAGCCAGTTGGGCTCCTCCACCTTCAAGCCTCCCCCAGACGAGGGCTACACCCTACCGCTGGTCGTGAGCCACTACGACGTGCCTGGAAAACACCACGAGTACGCAGAGCCTCTGCCACCAGAACCCGAATACGCCACGCCGTTCGGTGAACCCGAGCACGCCGGCGCCCGCTGGAACCCCAGCGACACCGCGgggctccccgccgccccgAGCCGCGCCGGCTCCCCGGGCTCACCCCCAGCACGGTACGTTTCCCCCCcgctgcagctgcctggggtGAGCGCAGCCCCCCGGGCGGAGCGGACTGCCGGCCCCCATCGGGATGGGCCCCACTCACAGCAGCTCGGAGACTGTCCCTTCTCACACGTGTACCACGAGGCCTGGTGA